A single genomic interval of Amycolatopsis albispora harbors:
- a CDS encoding class I SAM-dependent methyltransferase, with amino-acid sequence MTEIDRLRPVYQADLAGGLDRFFEPRATRCPWCSSERLSVRLRTRDFLQHKPGRFTLEQCRDCTHIFQNPRLNAAGLEFYYRDFYDGLGEKQLAGQFEGRGKTYLDRARAVSGLVEPSNWLDVGTGHGHFCESAREVFPETRFDGLDLSEGVKLAEEHGRVATGYRGLFAELAGDLANTYDVVSMYHYLEHSTAPQAELDAAHQVLRDGGHLVIEVPDPESRYARLLGRRWLPWLQPQHLHFVPLANLRQRLESLGFTVVLEQRAEAHDPIDLVAAAWLTLDDLAPREDAPWHPRPPGRFRRIARGGVLLAGALGVVLAAVADRLVRPFAGRARLSNAYRMVARKES; translated from the coding sequence ATGACCGAAATCGACCGGCTGCGGCCGGTTTACCAGGCGGATCTCGCCGGCGGGCTGGACCGGTTCTTCGAGCCGCGTGCCACGCGGTGCCCGTGGTGCTCGTCCGAGCGGCTGTCGGTCCGGCTGCGCACGCGGGACTTCCTGCAGCACAAGCCGGGCCGGTTCACGCTCGAGCAGTGCCGCGACTGCACGCACATCTTCCAGAACCCGCGGCTGAACGCGGCCGGACTGGAGTTCTACTACCGCGACTTCTACGACGGTCTCGGGGAAAAGCAGCTGGCCGGGCAGTTCGAGGGGCGCGGCAAGACCTATCTCGACCGGGCTCGGGCGGTCTCCGGCTTGGTGGAGCCGTCGAACTGGCTGGACGTCGGCACCGGGCACGGCCACTTCTGCGAATCCGCGCGCGAGGTGTTCCCGGAAACGCGGTTCGACGGGCTGGACCTCAGCGAGGGCGTGAAGCTGGCCGAGGAACACGGCCGCGTGGCCACCGGGTACCGCGGGCTCTTCGCCGAACTGGCCGGGGACCTGGCGAACACCTACGACGTGGTCAGCATGTACCACTACCTGGAGCACAGCACAGCACCGCAAGCCGAACTCGACGCCGCGCACCAGGTGCTGCGCGACGGCGGTCACCTGGTGATCGAGGTGCCCGATCCCGAGAGCCGCTACGCCCGGCTGCTCGGCCGCCGCTGGCTGCCGTGGCTGCAGCCGCAGCACCTGCACTTCGTGCCGCTGGCGAACCTGCGGCAGCGCCTCGAATCGCTCGGCTTCACCGTGGTGCTGGAGCAGCGCGCCGAGGCACACGACCCGATCGACCTGGTGGCGGCGGCCTGGCTCACGCTCGACGACCTCGCCCCGCGTGAGGACGCGCCGTGGCACCCGCGCCCGCCCGGCCGGTTCCGCCGAATCGCCCGCGGCGGCGTGCTGCTGGCCGGGGCGCTCGGTGTGGTGCTGGCCGCGGTCGCCGACCGGCTGGTGCGCCCGTTCGCCGGTCGCGCGCGGTTGTCGAACGCCTACCGGATGGTGGCACGCAAGGAATCGTGA
- a CDS encoding GNAT family N-acetyltransferase, producing the protein MSFAGLDPLLPEPSAPAGERIHARVPGEGREVTAVLYRSKLTPGTVERLFSPAVTWEITPLLDAGDAAGLRALLPALRLRVLAERPDADSACVLAWPSLDAPVLGVLPRHGFLPRTAIGVRTGPVPPEYRPSGLVVRPAREADLEELLELEVAELRYAALVGTARLLDGAATLLEPGLRRLLVEGRVWLAEADGLAVGMVSTRCLIPEAGGPLANRLPGGRWGYVSTLSVTESARGTGVGRALMAEAHRTMLGSGVRGTFLFYNPCNPLSSVFWHRQGYRPLWTIWDVTPAGEMRA; encoded by the coding sequence GTGAGCTTCGCCGGGCTGGATCCGCTGCTGCCGGAGCCGAGTGCCCCGGCGGGCGAGCGCATCCACGCCCGCGTACCGGGTGAGGGCCGCGAGGTCACCGCGGTGCTCTACCGGAGCAAGCTGACCCCCGGCACCGTCGAGCGCCTCTTCTCCCCCGCCGTGACCTGGGAGATCACGCCACTGCTCGACGCCGGTGACGCGGCGGGCCTGCGCGCGCTGCTGCCCGCGCTCCGGCTGCGGGTGCTGGCCGAGCGGCCGGACGCCGATTCGGCGTGCGTGCTGGCCTGGCCGAGCCTGGACGCACCGGTGCTCGGTGTGCTGCCGCGGCACGGCTTCCTGCCGAGGACCGCGATCGGCGTGCGCACGGGTCCCGTTCCGCCCGAGTACCGGCCGTCCGGCTTGGTCGTGCGCCCGGCGCGCGAGGCCGATCTGGAGGAACTGCTCGAGCTGGAGGTCGCCGAGCTGCGTTACGCGGCGCTGGTCGGCACGGCCCGGCTGCTCGACGGCGCCGCCACCCTGCTCGAACCGGGACTGCGGCGGCTGCTGGTGGAAGGCCGGGTGTGGCTGGCCGAAGCGGACGGGCTGGCCGTCGGCATGGTGAGCACGCGCTGCCTGATCCCGGAGGCCGGCGGCCCGCTGGCGAACCGGCTGCCCGGCGGGCGCTGGGGATACGTCTCGACGCTGTCGGTCACCGAAAGCGCACGCGGCACCGGCGTCGGCCGCGCCTTGATGGCCGAGGCGCACCGGACGATGCTCGGCTCCGGTGTGCGCGGCACCTTCCTGTTCTACAACCCGTGCAACCCGCTCTCCTCGGTGTTCTGGCACCGCCAGGGTTATCGTCCACTGTGGACCATCTGGGACGTGACCCCGGCGGGGGAGATGAGGGCATGA
- a CDS encoding class I SAM-dependent methyltransferase gives MTSPPPDRHDRAEQRLGTAAIAYREVGSAEAAAANLAWWDADADEYHETHGDFLGEADFLWCPEGLREADTGFLGPLAGRRVLEVGCGSAPCARWLAAQGAHPVALDLSAGMLRHAREAAGRTGIHVPLVQANAEFLPLADGSFDAACSAFGALPFVSSVDAVFAEVHRVLRPGAPWVFAVTHPMRWIFPDDPGPAGLTATQPYFDRTPYVEVDGDGRATYVEYHRTLGDYVRGLAGAGLELLDLVEPEWPDGHTRVWGQWSPLRGKLFPGTAIFRTRKPG, from the coding sequence GTGACCTCACCGCCGCCCGACCGCCACGACCGCGCCGAGCAACGCCTCGGCACCGCCGCCATCGCCTACCGCGAGGTGGGTTCCGCGGAGGCCGCCGCGGCCAATCTTGCCTGGTGGGACGCCGACGCCGACGAGTACCACGAGACACACGGCGACTTCCTCGGCGAGGCCGACTTCCTCTGGTGCCCGGAGGGCCTGCGCGAGGCCGACACCGGCTTCCTCGGCCCGCTGGCGGGCCGCCGCGTGCTGGAGGTGGGCTGCGGTTCGGCGCCGTGCGCGCGCTGGCTCGCGGCACAGGGCGCGCACCCGGTCGCGCTCGACCTGTCCGCCGGCATGCTGCGCCACGCCCGCGAGGCCGCCGGGCGCACCGGCATCCACGTGCCGCTGGTCCAGGCGAACGCCGAGTTCCTGCCGCTGGCCGACGGCAGCTTCGACGCCGCGTGCTCGGCCTTCGGCGCGCTGCCGTTCGTGTCCTCGGTGGACGCCGTGTTCGCCGAGGTGCACCGTGTGCTGCGGCCCGGCGCGCCGTGGGTCTTCGCGGTCACCCACCCGATGCGCTGGATCTTCCCGGACGACCCCGGCCCCGCCGGGCTGACCGCCACCCAGCCGTACTTCGACCGCACCCCGTACGTCGAAGTGGACGGTGACGGCCGCGCGACCTATGTGGAGTACCACCGCACGCTCGGCGACTACGTCCGCGGCCTGGCCGGCGCCGGGCTGGAGCTGCTCGACCTGGTCGAACCGGAGTGGCCGGACGGGCACACCCGGGTGTGGGGCCAGTGGAGCCCGTTGCGCGGCAAGCTCTTCCCCGGCACCGCGATCTTCCGGACGCGGAAGCCGGGGTGA
- a CDS encoding alpha/beta fold hydrolase produces the protein MKLTANGIGVHVQRLGDPDGAPVVFLHGLGTDSLASYYFTLGPAFAAAGHDVVMYDLRGHGRSERPPSGYQLETFVDDLTALLGELAVTGPVHLVGNSFGGTIAFGFAARLPERVASVTMIESEPATAAWAAKMAVNLGRAREQLAEEAAFEWITANHGAHTSRLARSAGKVLRSSTLADDIPASAVLAPGDIAAVTAPVLAIYGAESDLAEQAPVLAGLLPVCRTVVVPGQRHSVLVERTELTRGLVLDWVREHTLVQA, from the coding sequence GTGAAGCTGACCGCGAACGGCATCGGCGTGCACGTCCAGCGGCTGGGCGACCCGGACGGCGCGCCGGTGGTCTTCCTGCACGGCCTGGGCACGGACAGCCTGGCCAGCTACTACTTCACGCTCGGCCCGGCGTTCGCCGCGGCCGGGCACGACGTGGTGATGTACGACCTGCGCGGGCACGGCCGCAGCGAGCGGCCGCCGAGCGGGTACCAGCTGGAGACCTTCGTCGACGACCTCACCGCGCTGCTCGGCGAGCTGGCCGTGACCGGGCCGGTGCACCTGGTCGGCAACTCCTTCGGCGGCACCATCGCGTTCGGCTTCGCGGCGCGGCTGCCGGAGCGCGTGGCGTCGGTGACCATGATCGAATCGGAACCCGCCACCGCGGCGTGGGCGGCGAAGATGGCGGTGAACCTCGGCCGGGCGCGCGAGCAGCTGGCCGAGGAAGCGGCCTTCGAGTGGATCACCGCGAACCACGGCGCGCACACCAGCAGGCTGGCGCGGTCGGCCGGGAAGGTGCTGCGCTCCAGCACGCTCGCCGACGACATCCCGGCCAGCGCGGTGCTCGCGCCCGGCGACATCGCCGCGGTGACCGCTCCGGTGCTGGCGATCTACGGCGCCGAGTCCGATCTCGCCGAGCAGGCCCCGGTGCTGGCCGGGCTGCTGCCGGTCTGCCGGACCGTGGTGGTGCCCGGCCAGCGGCATTCGGTGCTGGTGGAGCGGACCGAGCTGACCAGGGGCCTGGTGCTGGACTGGGTGCGCGAGCACACGCTGGTGCAGGCGTGA
- a CDS encoding GNAT family N-acetyltransferase — MTELHAVTADGERVSAVLRRERLEPGAVDLLWSAAEVWRLFPATGTTGTAAMDALLRAWRAELDHESPGEDSACVVTWPSHDAEAIRAFLDHGLAPVTALATRTGPPEPGGHPEVTVRQARPDDFPAVLDLVLEVFEYSSLVALPRRGDAAELVAPRMRRKLEQDTGTVWVAEVGGVVAGLADCSWVDVTGDAGAAELLPPGSWGYLNNVGTAREVRGRGIGRTLAAAAHAYFHERGAAGTYLYYNPPNPLSSVFWHRRGYRPLWTIWEVRPASLLR, encoded by the coding sequence ATGACCGAACTGCACGCGGTGACCGCCGATGGCGAGCGCGTGTCCGCGGTGCTGCGCCGGGAACGGCTCGAGCCCGGCGCGGTGGACCTGCTGTGGTCGGCCGCCGAGGTGTGGCGGCTGTTCCCCGCCACCGGCACGACCGGCACCGCGGCGATGGACGCGCTGCTCCGGGCGTGGCGCGCCGAACTGGACCACGAGTCACCCGGCGAGGACTCGGCGTGCGTGGTGACCTGGCCGAGCCACGACGCCGAGGCGATCCGCGCCTTCCTCGACCACGGGCTCGCGCCGGTCACCGCGCTGGCGACGCGCACCGGGCCGCCGGAACCGGGTGGCCACCCGGAGGTGACGGTCCGCCAGGCGCGGCCGGACGACTTTCCCGCCGTGCTGGACCTCGTGCTGGAGGTCTTCGAGTACTCCTCGCTGGTCGCGCTCCCCCGGCGAGGGGATGCCGCCGAACTGGTCGCGCCGAGAATGCGGCGGAAGCTGGAGCAGGACACCGGCACCGTCTGGGTGGCCGAGGTGGGCGGTGTTGTCGCAGGTCTGGCCGACTGCTCGTGGGTGGACGTGACCGGCGACGCCGGTGCCGCCGAGCTGCTGCCGCCGGGCAGCTGGGGTTATCTGAACAACGTCGGCACGGCGCGCGAAGTGCGCGGGCGCGGCATCGGGCGGACACTGGCCGCGGCAGCGCACGCGTACTTCCACGAACGCGGGGCGGCGGGCACCTACCTCTACTACAACCCGCCGAACCCGTTGTCGTCGGTGTTCTGGCACCGCCGGGGCTATCGTCCACTTTGGACGATCTGGGAGGTTCGCCCGGCTTCGCTGTTGCGGTAG
- a CDS encoding ABC transporter ATP-binding protein gives MQVHADRVSVTGPHGTLMPPTSLTVAAGQLAVLHGEPGAGLTAFGLALAGRFKPATGTITGPAKLREASAVVDAPGVSEPDGALSLSVVAGEELALARRPSSKEDVRRWLAANDVGPFADTRFENLEPVVRTRLLTTLAASRKGVELLVLDTPDRHTSDVDSWVSLAREHAERGLAVVVLSATTPASALPFTPARAGELAQPEPEQCAPLPAPGNDTEDAEGEQQ, from the coding sequence GTGCAGGTTCACGCCGATCGCGTGTCCGTCACCGGACCGCACGGCACGTTGATGCCACCGACCTCGTTGACCGTCGCCGCCGGGCAGCTGGCGGTGCTCCACGGCGAGCCGGGGGCCGGGCTGACCGCGTTCGGGCTGGCGCTGGCCGGGCGGTTCAAGCCCGCGACCGGCACGATCACCGGTCCCGCGAAGCTGCGTGAGGCCTCCGCCGTGGTCGACGCGCCCGGGGTCAGCGAGCCGGACGGCGCGCTGAGCCTGAGCGTGGTCGCCGGTGAGGAACTGGCGCTGGCGCGGCGGCCGTCGTCGAAGGAGGACGTGCGGCGCTGGCTCGCCGCGAACGACGTCGGCCCGTTCGCCGACACCCGCTTCGAAAACCTGGAGCCGGTGGTGCGCACGCGCCTGCTGACCACGCTCGCCGCGAGCCGGAAGGGCGTCGAACTGCTGGTGCTCGACACCCCCGACCGGCACACCAGTGACGTCGACAGCTGGGTGTCCCTGGCCCGTGAGCACGCCGAACGCGGGCTGGCGGTGGTGGTGCTGAGCGCGACCACACCCGCCTCCGCGCTGCCGTTCACCCCGGCGCGTGCCGGTGAGCTGGCGCAGCCGGAGCCGGAGCAGTGCGCTCCCCTGCCCGCGCCCGGGAACGACACGGAAGACGCCGAAGGAGAACAGCAGTGA
- the rpsA gene encoding 30S ribosomal protein S1, whose product MTIDTATAPTASTPQQVAVNDIGSEEDFLAAIDKTIKYFNDGDIVEGTIVKVDRDEVLLDIGYKTEGVIPSRELSIKHDVDPAEVVTVGDEVEALVLQKEDKEGRLILSKKRAQYERAWGTIEELKEKDEPVKGTVIEVVKGGLILDIGLRGFLPASLVEMRRVRDLQPYVGRELEAKIIELDKNRNNVVLSRRAYLEQTQSEVRSEFLNALAKGQVRKGVVSSIVNFGAFVDLGGVDGLVHVSELSWKHIDHPSEVVEVGQEVTVEVLDVDMDRERVSLSLKATQEDPWRQFARTHAIGQIVPGKVTKLVPFGAFVRVEEGIEGLVHISELAERHVEIPEQVVQVNGDVMVKVIDIDLERRRISLSLKQANEGFTPDSEFDPTQYGMAAEYDEQGNYIYPEGFDPDTQEWQEGFDKQREEWERQYAEAHTRYEAHMKQIAKAAEQDAEAAANAATGGDPSGGEQSYTSAPADSGSKSSGGTLASDEQLAALREKLSGGA is encoded by the coding sequence ATGACCATCGACACCGCCACCGCCCCGACTGCGTCCACCCCGCAGCAAGTCGCCGTCAACGACATCGGGTCGGAGGAAGACTTCCTGGCCGCGATCGACAAGACGATCAAGTACTTCAACGATGGCGACATCGTCGAAGGCACCATCGTCAAGGTCGATCGCGACGAGGTGCTGCTCGACATCGGGTACAAGACCGAGGGCGTCATCCCCTCGCGTGAGCTGTCCATCAAGCACGATGTCGACCCGGCCGAGGTGGTCACCGTCGGCGACGAGGTCGAGGCCCTGGTCCTCCAGAAGGAGGACAAGGAAGGCCGCCTGATCCTCTCCAAGAAGCGCGCGCAGTACGAGCGCGCCTGGGGCACCATCGAGGAGCTCAAGGAGAAGGACGAGCCGGTCAAGGGCACCGTCATCGAGGTGGTCAAGGGCGGCCTGATCCTGGACATCGGCCTGCGCGGCTTCCTGCCCGCGTCGCTGGTCGAGATGCGCCGCGTGCGCGACCTGCAGCCCTACGTCGGCCGCGAGCTCGAGGCGAAGATCATCGAGCTGGACAAGAACCGCAACAACGTGGTGCTGTCCCGCCGCGCCTACCTGGAGCAGACCCAGTCCGAGGTGCGCAGCGAGTTCCTCAACGCGCTCGCCAAGGGCCAGGTCCGCAAGGGCGTGGTGTCCTCCATCGTCAACTTCGGTGCCTTCGTGGACCTGGGTGGCGTCGACGGCCTGGTGCACGTCTCCGAGCTGTCCTGGAAGCACATCGACCACCCGTCCGAGGTGGTCGAGGTCGGCCAGGAGGTCACCGTCGAGGTGCTCGACGTGGACATGGACCGCGAGCGCGTGTCGCTGTCGCTGAAGGCGACCCAGGAAGACCCGTGGCGTCAGTTCGCCCGCACCCACGCGATCGGCCAGATCGTGCCGGGCAAGGTCACCAAGCTGGTGCCGTTCGGCGCGTTCGTGCGCGTCGAGGAGGGCATCGAGGGCCTGGTGCACATCTCCGAGCTGGCCGAGCGCCACGTGGAGATCCCGGAGCAGGTCGTGCAGGTCAACGGCGATGTGATGGTCAAGGTCATCGACATCGACCTGGAGCGCCGCCGCATCTCGCTGTCGCTGAAGCAGGCCAACGAGGGCTTCACCCCGGACTCGGAGTTCGACCCGACGCAGTACGGCATGGCCGCCGAGTACGACGAGCAGGGCAACTACATCTACCCCGAGGGCTTCGACCCGGACACCCAGGAGTGGCAGGAAGGCTTCGACAAGCAGCGTGAGGAGTGGGAGCGGCAGTACGCCGAGGCCCACACCCGGTACGAGGCGCACATGAAGCAGATCGCCAAGGCCGCCGAGCAGGACGCCGAAGCCGCTGCCAACGCGGCGACCGGTGGCGACCCGTCCGGTGGGGAGCAGAGCTACACCTCCGCCCCGGCCGACTCCGGCTCGAAGAGCAGCGGCGGCACCCTGGCCTCCGACGAGCAGCTCGCGGCCCTCCGCGAAAAGCTCTCCGGCGGCGCGTGA
- a CDS encoding AfsR/SARP family transcriptional regulator codes for MTVGVRVLGELEVVRDGLLVTPSQPKVRQLLALLAVNWNKVVRTEQLRAELWGANPPPKASTTLQVYVSNIRRMLAGEPRSASGTVVHRPRVGYALNLPEHTLDIARFTELARSGRAELDAGRLEEASAAFRGALEEWRGGPLCDLDPGEVLAPHVARLRQERAAVLEQRIEVDLVLGRHLDLIGELRVLVQEYPTHEGLHAKLMLALHRSGMRSEALSVFQRLRADLIDQLGLEPSASTRRLHQDLLDGEVKPDQPPGTTSIRRAKSWWHPPAQLLPDPVEVIGRGAEAERITAELRAASKLAVVTVAGGPGVGTSTLCAHVANQVRESFPDGQLYADLLAHESPAEVLAGFLRAIRGPDCWLPASEQERADLFRSWTARRRMLVVLDNVTAAQQLNLLLPGGEGSAVLAGCRRRIADPAGLAVALRPLTGEDSLRLLESMIGTQVEREPDAARELAELCGGLPAALIGAATRLALRPHWSISRVVARLRAPGDRLGELTAGRLDLLASVERTSALLDADQADAFQRFAGLFSTAVSVPEFARACLIGERAAESRLEQLVELQLIEVEENRPQPGSGYFTYRMHPLIRLAALAIGERAQEAHDSLRATIR; via the coding sequence ATGACTGTCGGCGTGCGGGTTCTCGGCGAGCTCGAGGTCGTCCGTGATGGCCTCCTGGTCACGCCTTCGCAGCCCAAGGTGCGCCAGCTCCTCGCCCTTCTCGCGGTCAACTGGAACAAGGTCGTCCGCACCGAGCAGCTCCGCGCCGAGCTGTGGGGCGCCAACCCGCCCCCGAAGGCCAGCACCACCCTCCAGGTCTACGTCTCCAACATCCGCCGCATGCTGGCGGGCGAACCGCGCTCGGCCAGCGGCACCGTGGTCCACCGGCCCCGCGTCGGCTACGCGCTGAACCTCCCGGAGCACACGCTCGACATCGCGCGCTTCACCGAGCTGGCCCGCTCCGGCCGCGCCGAACTGGACGCCGGGCGCCTCGAAGAAGCCTCGGCCGCCTTCCGCGGCGCGCTCGAAGAATGGCGCGGCGGCCCGCTGTGCGACCTCGACCCCGGCGAAGTCCTCGCCCCGCACGTGGCCCGGCTGCGCCAGGAACGCGCGGCCGTGCTGGAGCAGCGCATCGAGGTCGACCTGGTGCTCGGCCGCCACCTCGACCTGATCGGCGAACTGCGTGTGCTGGTGCAGGAATACCCGACGCACGAAGGCCTGCACGCCAAGCTCATGCTGGCGCTGCACCGCTCCGGCATGCGTTCCGAGGCGCTGAGCGTGTTCCAGCGCCTGCGTGCCGACCTCATCGACCAGCTCGGCCTCGAGCCGAGCGCCTCCACCCGCCGCCTGCACCAGGACCTGCTCGACGGCGAGGTCAAGCCCGACCAGCCACCGGGCACCACCAGCATCCGCCGCGCCAAGTCGTGGTGGCACCCGCCCGCGCAGCTGCTGCCCGACCCGGTCGAGGTGATCGGCCGCGGCGCCGAGGCCGAGCGGATCACCGCCGAGCTGCGGGCGGCGTCGAAGCTGGCCGTGGTGACCGTGGCCGGCGGGCCGGGGGTGGGCACCTCCACGCTCTGCGCGCACGTGGCGAACCAGGTGCGGGAGTCCTTTCCGGACGGTCAGCTGTACGCGGACCTGCTGGCCCACGAGTCACCGGCCGAGGTGCTGGCCGGGTTCCTGCGTGCGATCCGCGGCCCGGACTGCTGGCTGCCCGCCAGCGAACAGGAGCGGGCCGACCTGTTCCGCAGCTGGACCGCCCGCCGACGCATGCTGGTGGTGCTGGACAACGTGACCGCCGCCCAGCAGCTGAACCTGCTGCTGCCCGGCGGAGAGGGCAGCGCGGTGCTCGCCGGCTGCCGCCGCCGCATCGCCGACCCGGCCGGGCTGGCGGTGGCGCTGCGCCCGCTGACCGGCGAGGACTCCCTGCGGCTGCTGGAATCCATGATCGGCACGCAGGTGGAACGCGAACCCGACGCCGCGCGCGAACTGGCCGAACTGTGCGGTGGACTGCCCGCGGCGCTGATCGGCGCGGCGACCCGCCTGGCGCTGCGGCCGCACTGGTCGATCTCACGCGTGGTGGCGCGCCTGCGCGCGCCGGGGGACCGCCTCGGCGAGCTGACCGCGGGCAGGCTCGACCTGCTCGCCAGCGTGGAACGCACCTCGGCGCTGCTCGACGCCGACCAGGCGGACGCCTTCCAGCGGTTCGCGGGCCTGTTCAGCACCGCGGTGTCGGTGCCGGAGTTCGCCCGCGCCTGCCTGATCGGCGAGCGCGCCGCGGAGTCCCGGCTGGAGCAGCTGGTCGAACTGCAGCTGATCGAGGTCGAGGAGAACCGCCCGCAGCCGGGCAGCGGCTACTTCACCTATCGCATGCACCCGCTGATCCGGCTGGCCGCGCTGGCCATTGGCGAACGCGCGCAGGAGGCTCACGATTCCTTGCGTGCCACCATCCGGTAG
- a CDS encoding glycosyltransferase yields the protein MSRFLLVVPPLVGHVNPVVGVAAELVRRGHEVAWAGHGELITRLAGAAHVYDCALPPATPRPPELRGAAALKFLWEEGFLPLAESMAPGVEAAIERFRPDALLVDQQAVAGGLIADRLGLPWLTSATTSAELTDPLASMPKVRDWVLERLAALRASIGDPDGSTDPRFSPHGVLAFTTAELAGEMRGVTFVGPSIGDRESEVDFPWDWLDHRPTVLVTLGTANVDAGARFLTECAATGIRAVVADPARVLSTSDTVLPLPHVPQLDLLPKMDAVVCHGGHNTVCEALWHDLPLVVAPIRDDQPVIAEQVAEAGAGVRVRFTKATAEHLRVAISTVLDPGSGMRANAARIGRSFRAAGGAAAAAAQLEALITAGVHA from the coding sequence GTGAGCCGGTTCCTCCTGGTGGTGCCGCCCCTGGTGGGCCACGTCAACCCGGTGGTCGGGGTGGCCGCCGAGCTGGTCCGCCGCGGGCACGAGGTGGCGTGGGCCGGGCACGGTGAGCTGATCACCCGCCTGGCCGGGGCCGCGCACGTCTACGACTGCGCCCTGCCGCCCGCCACCCCGCGACCGCCCGAGCTGCGGGGTGCGGCGGCGCTGAAGTTCCTGTGGGAAGAGGGTTTCCTGCCGCTGGCCGAGTCGATGGCACCGGGCGTCGAAGCGGCGATCGAGCGGTTCCGGCCGGACGCGCTGCTGGTCGACCAGCAGGCGGTGGCCGGTGGACTGATCGCCGACCGCCTCGGGCTGCCGTGGCTGACCTCGGCCACCACCTCCGCCGAGCTGACCGACCCGCTCGCCTCGATGCCCAAGGTGCGCGACTGGGTGCTCGAGCGGCTCGCCGCGCTGCGCGCGTCGATCGGCGACCCCGACGGCAGCACCGATCCCCGGTTCTCCCCGCACGGCGTGCTGGCCTTCACCACCGCGGAACTGGCGGGCGAGATGCGCGGTGTCACCTTCGTCGGGCCGTCCATCGGTGATCGGGAGTCCGAAGTGGACTTCCCATGGGATTGGCTGGACCACCGGCCCACCGTGCTGGTCACCCTCGGCACCGCCAACGTCGACGCCGGTGCCCGGTTCCTCACCGAATGCGCGGCCACCGGGATACGGGCCGTGGTCGCCGATCCGGCCCGTGTGCTGTCCACTTCGGACACCGTGTTGCCGCTGCCGCACGTGCCGCAGCTCGACCTGCTGCCCAAGATGGACGCGGTGGTCTGCCACGGCGGGCACAACACCGTCTGCGAGGCGCTCTGGCACGACCTGCCGCTGGTGGTCGCGCCGATCCGGGACGACCAGCCGGTGATCGCCGAGCAGGTGGCCGAGGCGGGTGCTGGCGTCCGCGTGCGCTTCACCAAGGCCACCGCCGAGCACCTGCGGGTGGCGATCAGCACCGTGCTCGACCCCGGCAGCGGCATGCGGGCCAACGCGGCCCGGATCGGCCGGTCCTTCCGCGCGGCCGGTGGCGCCGCCGCGGCCGCGGCCCAACTGGAAGCCCTGATCACGGCGGGAGTGCACGCATGA